A single window of Candidatus Neomarinimicrobiota bacterium DNA harbors:
- a CDS encoding DUF2723 domain-containing protein: protein SGLLGSLIFAFTDSHWFNAVEAEVYAVSTLLTAMVVWLILRWAERSEEIGNERYILIISYVVGMASGIHLLNLLALPFIGLVIYFKKLQFSWKSFLIMTAIVGATFLTIYLGIIKGFPKLAMMGGVWSVVILTLALFGVTIFSIRNKKRLLSTVLSSLVLIVISYSTYAILFIRSNQDPAIDENDPETLARAVKYLEREQYGSISFLPRKYKKDQVGSLTHKVDKVGRPRNGRQFSSSQNLKYMFHDFGRQAQFLWDYQIVRMYVRYFLWQFGGRGPAGQPWVSDLGALAKRQEDGVDWIQFGLPFPFLLGVIGMVYHFKKDPNHALSVLTLFFMTGLAIIFYLNQDKFQPRERDYSYVGSFLAFSIWVGIAGAAVLDKVLTYFSEKRFGKEAGYITLVLLLLVPAVVVSTNYRSHNRSGNYVAWDYSYNILQTCEPNAIIFTNGDNDTFPLWYLQEVEGIRKDVTVANLSLLNTDWYIKQLKESRPPGERFVTFSDSQIVGRQPIADNPVTGEPLLLQVSYWKDTPVSVPAPYDPENKKGAISWKIKPTIGQGIRVQDLMILHIVQAAQWRYPIYFAVTVSPKNRIGLEKYLQMEGLAFRLRSHKVPAVNYKRLAENLTSVIADSDWSTDYQQGYKFRNLNNSDVYYNTNIIKLLQNYRSAFLQLGVNEYQQFRKTVKDASVADDDRERMRQEALEPIRLMMDVMPDSVIPVTSEELSLRIGQLYHDLGEVERGKEIFRGLHDSNRPDLVGYLIRTYDEMEYWEEAVDLLQNWLHKFPGDTGSRGLLEEYILKANRTSGS, encoded by the coding sequence CGCTGGGCTGAACGATCAGAGGAGATCGGCAACGAACGATACATTCTTATTATCAGTTACGTTGTTGGAATGGCTTCCGGCATCCATCTTCTGAACCTGTTAGCGCTGCCTTTCATCGGACTCGTCATCTACTTCAAGAAACTTCAGTTCTCCTGGAAGTCGTTTCTTATTATGACGGCCATCGTGGGGGCTACTTTTCTGACGATATATCTGGGGATTATCAAAGGATTTCCGAAGCTTGCCATGATGGGAGGCGTCTGGAGTGTTGTGATTCTTACACTTGCTCTGTTCGGGGTCACCATATTTTCCATACGAAATAAGAAACGACTCTTATCTACTGTCCTATCATCGCTAGTTCTTATAGTCATCAGTTATTCTACTTATGCAATACTCTTTATCCGTTCGAATCAGGATCCTGCCATTGATGAAAATGATCCTGAAACTCTGGCAAGAGCTGTCAAGTATCTGGAGCGGGAACAATACGGTTCAATTTCATTCTTGCCCAGGAAATACAAAAAGGATCAAGTCGGTTCACTCACTCACAAGGTAGATAAAGTAGGCAGACCCCGTAACGGACGGCAGTTCTCGTCCTCCCAGAATCTGAAGTATATGTTTCACGATTTTGGCAGACAGGCTCAGTTTCTGTGGGATTACCAGATCGTCCGAATGTATGTCCGCTATTTTCTGTGGCAATTTGGCGGACGAGGACCGGCCGGTCAGCCGTGGGTATCTGACCTCGGGGCTCTGGCTAAACGCCAGGAGGACGGCGTCGACTGGATTCAGTTTGGGCTGCCGTTCCCATTCTTGCTGGGCGTCATCGGTATGGTCTACCATTTCAAGAAGGATCCCAACCACGCACTTTCGGTCCTCACCCTCTTCTTCATGACGGGTCTGGCCATCATTTTCTATCTCAATCAGGATAAGTTTCAGCCGCGGGAGCGTGACTACTCGTACGTGGGGAGTTTTCTCGCTTTTTCCATTTGGGTTGGTATTGCCGGTGCCGCTGTATTGGATAAAGTGCTCACCTACTTTAGTGAAAAACGTTTTGGAAAGGAGGCCGGGTATATCACCCTTGTGCTTCTCCTCCTGGTCCCAGCCGTTGTGGTATCGACGAACTACCGCTCCCACAACCGTTCCGGTAACTACGTGGCCTGGGACTACTCTTATAACATCTTGCAGACATGTGAACCCAATGCCATTATTTTTACCAACGGTGACAACGACACATTTCCCCTCTGGTACCTGCAGGAGGTAGAGGGTATTCGCAAAGATGTGACCGTAGCCAATCTGAGTCTGCTGAATACAGACTGGTACATCAAGCAGTTGAAGGAGTCGCGCCCGCCGGGCGAACGATTTGTAACTTTCTCAGACAGCCAGATAGTTGGTAGACAGCCTATTGCTGATAATCCTGTCACCGGTGAGCCGCTCCTTCTGCAGGTCAGTTATTGGAAAGATACGCCTGTTTCGGTTCCGGCTCCCTATGATCCGGAAAACAAAAAAGGGGCTATTTCGTGGAAGATCAAGCCAACAATTGGTCAGGGAATTCGTGTTCAGGATTTGATGATCCTGCACATTGTCCAGGCGGCCCAATGGCGTTACCCTATCTATTTTGCCGTCACTGTTTCACCGAAGAACAGGATCGGACTGGAGAAATATCTCCAGATGGAGGGACTCGCCTTTCGCCTCAGATCGCATAAGGTACCTGCTGTCAACTACAAAAGACTGGCTGAAAACCTGACGAGTGTGATTGCTGACAGTGATTGGAGTACGGATTACCAACAAGGGTACAAATTTCGCAACCTTAACAATTCGGACGTTTACTACAATACGAACATTATCAAGCTTCTTCAGAATTACAGGTCAGCATTCCTGCAGCTCGGTGTAAACGAGTATCAGCAGTTCAGGAAAACGGTAAAAGATGCGTCTGTCGCAGATGACGATCGGGAAAGAATGAGACAGGAGGCACTGGAGCCCATCAGGCTGATGATGGATGTCATGCCGGACAGTGTTATCCCCGTTACTAGTGAGGAACTCTCCCTCCGCATCGGTCAACTTTATCACGATCTCGGTGAAGTTGAGCGGGGTAAGGAAATCTTCAGAGGGTTGCATGACTCCAACCGCCCCGATCTGGTGGGATATCTCATCAGAACGTATGACGAAATGGAGTACTGGGAAGAAGCTGTCGATCTACTTCAGAATTGGTTGCATAAGTTTCCCGGTGATACAGGCAGCCGCGGTTTGTTGGAAGAATATATCTTGAAAGCTAATCGAACTTCTGGATCTTGA
- a CDS encoding glycosyltransferase family 2 protein, protein MAEPEPLVSVVIPHWNGIEVLAECLESLYKSSYPNMEVVVVDNASTDGSPEWIVANHGKVNLVRCRENRGYAGGCNLGAEYASGDYLLFLNNDTVHTPDWIELLVATLEKNRGVAAVQPKILNYFEKELFDYAGGSGGQMDILCFPFARGRLFLTREEDSGQYDDETDIFWASGTAFLVRKSVFEEVGGFDETFFAHQEEIDLQWRIHLAGLDVVVNPASVVYHRNAVTLTMHSPQKKYLNHRNSLLMMLSNYSLPMALYLFPIRLILEFIAVLYALVLVDFGHVAAIFRSLFWILFHPHVIHRRRKRTRSVRCLKDRAILAKLYRGSVVLDYYILGKRSYSDLMPSPSR, encoded by the coding sequence GTGGCTGAGCCTGAACCACTTGTCTCTGTTGTAATTCCTCATTGGAACGGTATAGAGGTGCTGGCCGAGTGCCTCGAGTCTCTCTATAAAAGTTCATATCCAAATATGGAAGTCGTTGTCGTGGATAACGCTTCCACCGATGGGAGTCCTGAATGGATAGTAGCAAATCACGGGAAGGTCAATCTGGTTCGGTGCAGGGAGAATAGAGGCTATGCGGGCGGGTGTAACTTGGGCGCTGAATATGCTTCGGGAGACTATCTGCTGTTTCTGAACAATGATACTGTTCACACGCCGGATTGGATTGAGCTCCTCGTGGCAACGCTGGAGAAGAATCGTGGGGTTGCCGCGGTGCAGCCTAAGATTCTCAATTATTTTGAGAAGGAACTATTTGACTACGCGGGCGGATCGGGCGGTCAGATGGATATACTCTGTTTTCCTTTTGCCCGCGGCCGCCTCTTTCTGACGCGGGAGGAAGACAGTGGACAGTACGATGACGAGACAGACATCTTTTGGGCCTCAGGTACGGCGTTTCTTGTGCGAAAATCAGTCTTTGAGGAGGTAGGTGGTTTTGACGAAACTTTTTTCGCCCATCAGGAAGAGATCGATCTTCAGTGGCGTATACATCTTGCCGGCCTGGACGTGGTGGTTAATCCAGCATCGGTAGTCTATCACCGTAATGCGGTGACATTGACCATGCATTCACCGCAGAAAAAGTATCTGAATCACAGGAACAGTCTCTTGATGATGCTTTCCAACTACAGTCTGCCCATGGCGCTTTATCTCTTTCCCATAAGGCTGATTCTGGAATTCATTGCTGTACTCTATGCCCTGGTCCTGGTTGATTTCGGTCACGTTGCCGCCATCTTCAGATCGCTCTTCTGGATTCTCTTTCATCCTCACGTCATCCATCGAAGAAGGAAGCGGACACGGTCTGTTCGTTGCTTGAAAGACAGGGCAATCCTCGCCAAGCTCTACAGGGGAAGCGTGGTGCTCGATTACTATATCTTAGGGAAGCGGAGCTACTCTGATTTAATGCCGAGCCCTTCCCGGTAG